From a single Candidatus Baltobacteraceae bacterium genomic region:
- a CDS encoding TPM domain-containing protein, whose product MNAKVFVQTLVSLAAAALIAGLPAAAAATPVQDGAGLFSSSTAAQLDQQIEAFTGQTGKQVVVVTVPSLNGVPLAQAAQASFQQQNVNGVLVFIAKDDRQDIILTDNATAQFFPTPTIVSIRQSMEAQFRDGDYDGGVTTAVNGILNVFRAHLSSAPTNGAAQNYPAAPAATTLAPSRRYGPHLSVWTLVFLVVIGYLVLRSIFRPRYYGGPGAPVGPGGAPGAGGSGYGGPGYGGYGYGPGYYGGGGFWSGLLGGLGGAWLGNEMFGNRGTTIVDQPGGNIMPAGQGGSWGGGDAGGWANDAGQADMGGSSSGDWSGGGFGGGGFGEGGGFGGGGFGGGDSGGGW is encoded by the coding sequence GTGAACGCCAAAGTCTTCGTGCAAACGCTCGTTTCCCTGGCGGCCGCGGCGCTGATCGCCGGGCTGCCGGCCGCCGCAGCGGCCACGCCCGTGCAGGACGGCGCGGGCCTCTTCTCCTCGTCCACGGCGGCGCAGCTCGACCAACAGATCGAAGCGTTCACCGGCCAAACCGGTAAGCAGGTCGTGGTCGTCACCGTACCCTCGCTCAACGGCGTCCCGCTCGCGCAAGCCGCCCAAGCTTCGTTCCAGCAGCAGAATGTGAACGGCGTGCTGGTCTTCATCGCCAAGGACGATCGGCAAGACATCATCCTCACCGATAACGCGACGGCGCAGTTCTTCCCCACGCCGACGATCGTGTCGATCCGTCAGTCGATGGAAGCGCAGTTTCGCGACGGCGATTACGACGGCGGCGTCACGACCGCCGTCAACGGGATCCTCAACGTTTTCCGCGCGCATCTGAGCAGCGCGCCCACCAACGGCGCGGCGCAAAACTACCCCGCCGCTCCTGCTGCGACGACGCTCGCGCCGAGCAGGCGTTACGGGCCCCATCTCAGCGTCTGGACGCTCGTCTTTCTGGTCGTGATCGGCTACCTGGTCCTGCGCTCGATTTTCCGGCCGCGTTACTATGGTGGACCGGGCGCACCCGTCGGCCCCGGCGGGGCACCGGGAGCAGGCGGATCGGGCTACGGCGGCCCCGGTTACGGCGGCTATGGCTACGGACCGGGCTATTACGGCGGCGGCGGATTTTGGAGTGGATTGCTCGGCGGACTCGGCGGTGCGTGGCTGGGCAACGAAATGTTCGGCAACCGCGGGACGACCATCGTCGACCAGCCGGGAGGCAACATCATGCCGGCCGGTCAGGGCGGCTCGTGGGGCGGCGGCGATGCGGGCGGATGGGCGAACGATGCGGGGCAAGCCGATATGGGCGGTTCGAGCAGCGGCGACTGGAGCGGCGGAGGCTTCGGCGGCGGCGGTTTCGGTGAGGGCGGCGGGTTTGGCGGTGGCGGCTTCGGGGGCGGGGATTCGGGCGGCGGATGGTGA